The proteins below are encoded in one region of Kogia breviceps isolate mKogBre1 chromosome 8, mKogBre1 haplotype 1, whole genome shotgun sequence:
- the GADD45G gene encoding growth arrest and DNA damage-inducible protein GADD45 gamma: protein MTLEEVRGQDTVPESTARMQGAGKALHELLLSAQRQGCLTAGVYESAKVLNVDPDNVTFCVLAADEEDEGDIALQIHFTLIQAFCCENDIDIVRVGDVQRLAAIVGTGDEGGAPGDLHCILISNPNEDAWKDPALEKLSLFCEESRSVNDWVPNITLPE from the exons ATGACTCTGGAAGAAGTTCGCGGCCAGGACACGGTTCCCGAAAGCACGGCCAG GATGCAGGGCGCCGGGAAAGCGCTGCACGAGCTGCTGCTGTCTGCGCAACGCCAGGGTTGCCTCACCGCCGGCGTCTACGAGTCCGCCAAAGTTCTGAACGT GGACCCCGACAACGTGACCTTCTGCGTGCTGGCCGCCGACGAGGAGGACGAGGGCGACATCGCGCTGCAGATCCACTTCACTTTGATCCAGGCGTTCTGCTGTGAGAACGACATAGACATCGTGCGCGTGGGCGACGTGCAGAGGCTGGCGGCGATCGTGGGTACCGGCGACGAGGGGGGTGCGCCGGGGGACCTGCACTGCATCCTCATTTCG AACCCCAACGAGGACGCATGGAAGGACCCTGCCTTGGAGAAACTCAGCCTGTTCTGCGAGGAGAGTCGCAGCGTCAACGACTGGGTGCCCAATATCACCCTCCCCGAGTGA